In one Nostoc sp. KVJ3 genomic region, the following are encoded:
- a CDS encoding DEAD/DEAH box helicase family protein, protein MHEPINYKSINLDQLREQSANHHSKIPFQHQIEAFEALSKTFKFGSEKPGSGILVLPTGAGKTFTATRWLSDHVIPKNIKILWLAPSFYLLDQAFATFYNSARDIPEPKKTLNIRCVSSNPSHAKASSIQLTDDIVIMTIQTAINNLHTNALDNSGKNFETAFRKFIDSCRETGLFVVVDEAHHSPAYGCRNLLIGEKDSALGLRGLFPQLNLLGLTATPTYNDKARRGWLWKIFENEIIYEAKKESLISQGVLARPNYIEVATGKELEVDDKLYDRLVKQHQDLPESIIEKLASDKQRNNFIVHTYVLNKDTYGKTIIFADRWFQCVYIKDKLLEKGIKVDAIYSHIDADPGSADARNKRTQSDNQRILDEFKNGKLDVLINVRMLTEGADVPSVQTVFITRQTTSSILMTQMIGRALRGEKVGGSAEANVVLFFDDWKRLVDWANPKDGDTIDKPKLCVKGYHPFEYISIRLVEELSKSIESGGDYQIVFSKICPIGWYKTEIVYADVDNKHESMESFTEFVMVYEHTKSKFDSFILFIRSTNLLDEWSKEYLDDKWMQSQVQQWISDGFERKTDNIGEKLDSDLIKIVRHIAQNQSVPIYHPFEERELYDLDKIAYKVIDLPSRLKYEYLSKEFSQPETLWKVFYKSLIRFETAVDAAIRNIINPKPEGETTSHVILTLERGVKELNEVEKEEVKKRDGYACLCCGVNTKGKLQIDHIKPFSMGGETSKENSQTLCVTCNRCKGQNEIDFRCNTTKLINPKNLDLSFTSEGEKAIKALTRVVNFFYHCKAVSKIDWEVYTYTYNIYLYPSNNPKWLLPHKAELLKLIKNKLGCHAEYINVSTMK, encoded by the coding sequence ATGCACGAACCCATCAATTACAAATCTATCAATCTTGATCAATTAAGAGAGCAATCTGCTAACCACCACTCTAAAATACCCTTCCAGCATCAAATTGAGGCATTTGAAGCTCTCAGTAAAACATTTAAATTTGGCAGTGAAAAACCGGGTAGTGGAATTTTAGTACTTCCTACAGGTGCTGGCAAGACATTTACGGCTACCAGATGGTTATCTGACCATGTAATCCCTAAAAATATTAAGATCCTTTGGTTAGCTCCTTCATTTTACCTGTTGGATCAAGCATTCGCTACCTTTTATAATAGTGCTAGGGATATTCCAGAGCCGAAGAAAACGTTAAATATTCGGTGCGTTTCTAGTAATCCTTCTCATGCCAAAGCCTCATCTATACAACTGACTGATGATATTGTCATAATGACAATACAAACAGCCATCAATAATTTACATACTAATGCTCTAGACAACTCTGGTAAAAACTTTGAGACAGCTTTCAGAAAATTTATTGATAGTTGTAGAGAAACAGGACTTTTTGTAGTAGTTGATGAAGCTCACCATTCACCAGCCTATGGTTGCAGAAACTTATTAATTGGTGAAAAAGATTCTGCTTTAGGACTTCGAGGTTTATTTCCACAATTAAATCTGCTTGGTCTAACAGCTACACCGACGTATAACGATAAAGCTAGGAGAGGTTGGCTTTGGAAAATATTTGAGAATGAAATTATTTATGAAGCTAAAAAAGAAAGTTTGATATCACAAGGAGTTTTGGCTAGACCTAACTATATTGAAGTGGCAACTGGAAAAGAATTAGAAGTTGATGATAAATTATACGATCGGCTAGTTAAGCAACATCAAGACCTCCCAGAATCAATTATTGAAAAACTTGCGAGTGATAAACAGAGAAACAATTTTATTGTACACACTTATGTATTAAATAAAGATACTTATGGGAAAACCATTATCTTTGCTGATCGTTGGTTTCAATGCGTCTATATCAAAGATAAGCTTCTTGAAAAGGGTATTAAAGTAGACGCAATTTATTCACATATAGATGCCGATCCCGGCTCTGCTGACGCACGAAACAAACGTACTCAAAGTGATAATCAAAGGATTCTGGATGAATTTAAGAATGGTAAGCTTGATGTTTTAATCAATGTAAGAATGTTAACAGAAGGGGCTGACGTTCCTAGCGTTCAGACTGTATTTATTACTCGCCAAACAACAAGCTCTATCTTGATGACTCAAATGATTGGTAGAGCATTACGGGGCGAAAAAGTAGGAGGTAGTGCTGAGGCGAATGTTGTTCTATTCTTCGATGACTGGAAACGTTTAGTTGATTGGGCTAACCCAAAAGATGGCGATACTATAGATAAACCAAAACTCTGTGTAAAAGGATATCATCCATTTGAATATATTTCTATTCGTCTAGTTGAGGAATTATCAAAGTCAATTGAGAGTGGTGGAGATTATCAAATAGTATTCTCAAAAATATGCCCTATTGGTTGGTATAAAACTGAAATTGTGTATGCTGACGTTGACAATAAACATGAATCAATGGAATCATTTACTGAATTTGTCATGGTATATGAACATACAAAATCAAAATTTGATTCATTTATTCTCTTTATTCGTTCTACAAACTTATTAGATGAATGGTCTAAAGAATATCTTGATGATAAATGGATGCAGTCTCAAGTCCAACAATGGATAAGTGACGGGTTTGAACGCAAAACTGACAATATTGGTGAAAAGCTTGATTCAGATTTAATTAAGATCGTTCGCCACATTGCTCAAAATCAATCTGTACCTATATACCATCCATTTGAGGAAAGAGAACTGTATGACTTAGATAAAATTGCTTATAAAGTAATTGATCTTCCATCTCGCTTAAAATACGAATATTTAAGCAAGGAGTTTTCTCAACCAGAAACATTGTGGAAAGTTTTTTACAAAAGCTTGATTCGATTTGAAACAGCCGTTGACGCAGCAATTAGAAACATTATTAATCCTAAGCCTGAAGGTGAAACAACTTCACATGTGATTCTTACACTAGAAAGAGGAGTCAAAGAACTAAACGAAGTAGAAAAAGAAGAAGTTAAAAAACGAGACGGGTATGCTTGTCTCTGTTGTGGAGTCAATACCAAAGGTAAATTACAAATCGATCATATTAAACCGTTTTCTATGGGTGGTGAAACATCTAAAGAAAACTCACAAACTCTGTGTGTTACTTGCAATAGATGTAAAGGCCAGAATGAAATTGATTTTCGGTGTAATACAACAAAATTGATTAATCCAAAAAATCTTGATTTATCATTTACATCAGAAGGTGAAAAGGCTATAAAAGCTCTAACAAGAGTAGTTAACTTCTTTTACCATTGCAAAGCAGTTTCCAAAATTGATTGGGAGGTATATACTTACACTTACAATATATATTTGTACCCTAGTAACAATCCTAAATGGTTGCTTCCACATAAAGCAGAACTTCTTAAATTAATTAAAAATAAGCTTGGTTGTCATGCTGAATACATCAATGTTAGTACGATGAAATAA
- a CDS encoding DUF4337 domain-containing protein translates to MDINPMDLVEDEKDEVETSLKREKRKGRVNSAVAIAVALIATFMGICKIKDDNLVQAMQQAQANKIDDWALYQARNVREEIAKANLTQLKLESVSQSSAVKAEYEKQIAAYQVIVDKEDQKKQEQKVIAEKDQTTYDQLNYHDDQFDLADASLSLSVSLFAITSLSQKKWLFYAALIPTIFGFVMGLSGLLNWQLHPDALTKLLSENFLEKPATIVGTTTIKASNTEGVE, encoded by the coding sequence ATGGACATAAATCCGATGGATTTGGTTGAAGATGAAAAAGATGAGGTCGAAACGTCACTGAAGCGCGAAAAACGCAAAGGTCGTGTAAATAGTGCCGTTGCAATTGCGGTTGCCTTGATTGCAACCTTTATGGGGATCTGCAAAATCAAAGACGATAATCTAGTTCAGGCAATGCAGCAAGCTCAAGCAAATAAAATTGACGATTGGGCATTATACCAAGCTCGTAATGTTCGTGAGGAAATAGCTAAAGCCAACCTCACTCAACTCAAATTGGAATCTGTTTCTCAGTCTTCTGCTGTGAAGGCTGAATATGAAAAACAGATTGCCGCTTATCAAGTAATTGTTGATAAAGAAGACCAGAAAAAGCAGGAACAGAAGGTAATCGCCGAAAAAGATCAAACAACCTACGACCAACTTAATTACCATGACGATCAGTTTGATCTAGCTGATGCCTCCTTATCGCTTTCTGTCTCACTATTTGCCATAACATCTCTATCTCAGAAAAAATGGTTATTCTACGCTGCCTTGATACCAACAATATTTGGCTTCGTGATGGGGTTATCAGGATTATTAAACTGGCAACTACACCCCGATGCATTGACTAAATTGCTATCGGAAAATTTTTTAGAAAAGCCAGCCACAATTGTTGGCACAACAACTATTAAAGCAAGCAATACTGAAGGTGTAGAATGA
- a CDS encoding NAD-dependent epimerase/dehydratase family protein, producing the protein MKVLVIGGDGYCGWATALYLSNRGYEVGILDSLVRRHWDTELGVETLTPIALIQQRLQRWQDLTGKSIDLFIGDITNYEFLSKTLHQFQPNALVHFGEQRSAPFSMIDREHAVLTQVNNVVGTLNLLYAMREDFPDCHLVKLGTMGEYGTPNIDIEEGYITIEHNGRKDTLPYPKQPGSMYHLSKVHDSHNIHFACRIWGLRATDLNQGVVYGVLTEETGMDELLINRLDYDGVFGTALNRFCIQAAIAHPLTVYGKGGQTRGFLDIRDTVRCVELAIANPAQAGEFRVFNQFTEQFSVGELALMVKNAGNAMGLKVEINHLDNPRVEKEEHYFNAKNTKLLDLGLQPHLLSDSLLDSLLNFAIKYQKRVDHKQILPKVSWHRN; encoded by the coding sequence ATGAAAGTCCTGGTTATTGGCGGTGATGGATATTGCGGTTGGGCAACTGCTCTTTACCTTTCCAATCGAGGTTATGAAGTTGGAATTTTAGATAGTTTGGTGCGGCGGCACTGGGATACTGAACTAGGTGTTGAAACTCTCACTCCGATCGCACTAATTCAACAACGTCTCCAGCGCTGGCAAGATTTGACGGGTAAATCTATCGATTTGTTCATCGGCGATATTACAAATTACGAATTTCTCAGCAAAACATTACATCAATTTCAGCCAAATGCCCTAGTGCATTTTGGCGAACAGCGTTCAGCCCCATTTTCCATGATTGACCGAGAACATGCAGTTCTCACCCAAGTCAATAATGTAGTTGGGACGTTGAACTTGTTGTACGCCATGCGGGAAGATTTCCCGGACTGTCATTTGGTGAAGTTGGGAACTATGGGTGAATACGGTACACCCAACATCGACATTGAAGAAGGGTATATCACCATTGAACACAATGGCCGCAAGGATACCTTACCTTATCCTAAGCAGCCCGGTTCGATGTACCATTTAAGCAAAGTCCATGATAGTCATAACATTCACTTTGCTTGCCGGATTTGGGGATTGCGGGCAACTGATTTAAATCAGGGTGTAGTTTATGGTGTCTTAACCGAAGAAACGGGGATGGACGAACTATTGATTAATCGGCTGGATTACGATGGTGTGTTTGGGACTGCACTGAACCGCTTTTGTATTCAAGCTGCGATCGCACACCCCTTAACTGTCTATGGTAAAGGTGGACAGACTCGCGGGTTTTTGGATATTCGGGATACAGTACGATGTGTGGAATTAGCGATCGCTAATCCTGCCCAAGCTGGCGAATTCCGCGTATTTAACCAATTTACCGAACAATTCAGCGTCGGTGAATTGGCATTAATGGTGAAAAATGCTGGTAACGCTATGGGATTGAAAGTAGAAATCAATCACTTAGATAATCCCAGAGTTGAGAAAGAAGAACATTACTTCAACGCTAAAAACACTAAATTGCTCGATTTAGGTTTACAGCCTCACTTGCTTTCTGATTCTCTACTCGATTCTCTGTTAAACTTCGCCATTAAGTATCAGAAACGAGTCGATCATAAGCAAATTCTGCCGAAAGTGTCTTGGCACAGAAATTAG
- a CDS encoding DUF1257 domain-containing protein, protein MSHFSTLRTKITDAEILKASLRDLGISVKTEADVRGYNGQRVRSDIVAMLDGEYDLGWSRNSDGSFDLIADLWGVAKKHNQTELINSINQKYAVNKTLAEVKQRGLQNANVKLVLQ, encoded by the coding sequence ATGTCTCACTTTAGCACCCTGCGTACCAAGATCACCGATGCCGAAATCCTCAAAGCTTCTTTGCGCGACCTCGGTATCAGCGTAAAGACTGAAGCTGATGTCCGTGGTTATAACGGTCAGCGCGTCCGTTCTGACATCGTTGCTATGTTAGATGGCGAATATGACCTCGGCTGGTCTCGCAACAGCGATGGTTCTTTTGACCTAATTGCTGACTTGTGGGGCGTTGCTAAGAAGCACAACCAAACCGAGTTGATCAACTCAATCAACCAAAAGTATGCTGTTAACAAAACTTTGGCTGAAGTAAAACAGCGCGGTTTGCAAAACGCCAATGTGAAGTTGGTATTGCAATAA
- a CDS encoding glycosyltransferase, with translation MTLATRTGTETYVRDLAIKLLKQGHTPIVYCTHLGTSTQTDSIVEELRVATVPVVDNLDAVGAVPDIIHGHHHPGTMTAMLHFPEVPGIFFCHDWLAWHDHPPLLPRIQYYVGVDYTCRDRLIFRHGISEDRVRVIYNSVDLDNSLPKFPKRALVFSNQASEHTYLRAVQQACTRTGIDLDVIGASVGNVCIHPEKVLGNYDLVFAKARCALEAMAVGCAVILCDYRGAGSMVTASEMSQLRRFNFGIRTLQEPVHPDVLVREITRYDSDDAAEVSRRIRETTGLNATVNEIVALYREAIASHQAKLIDSKVEAKAVSGYLYRWIPRYGEYEQLQASFSHLQTESERQQAEYSQLQIEFQQLQLKVNQLQAENGQIKEQSAQLQAERQRLQTEVTALYNSTMQLRQRLLKLPILGRIVLFLYRLVTGRLAL, from the coding sequence ATTACCCTTGCCACACGGACTGGAACAGAAACTTATGTAAGAGACTTGGCAATCAAGTTACTCAAGCAAGGGCATACACCTATTGTTTACTGCACACATCTGGGTACATCAACTCAAACAGATTCCATAGTAGAAGAACTTCGTGTAGCTACAGTTCCGGTGGTAGATAACCTAGATGCAGTAGGAGCAGTCCCGGACATTATTCACGGACATCATCACCCAGGGACGATGACAGCTATGTTGCATTTTCCAGAAGTACCTGGGATATTTTTTTGTCATGATTGGCTGGCGTGGCACGATCATCCACCTTTACTTCCTCGCATTCAATACTATGTTGGCGTTGATTACACTTGTCGCGATCGCTTAATATTTAGGCATGGTATTTCAGAAGATCGTGTTCGGGTTATCTATAATTCCGTTGACTTAGACAATTCTCTGCCAAAATTTCCCAAACGGGCACTAGTATTTAGCAACCAGGCTAGCGAACACACATATCTACGAGCAGTCCAACAAGCATGTACTCGTACAGGTATTGATTTAGATGTAATTGGAGCGAGTGTAGGCAATGTCTGCATTCACCCAGAAAAGGTTCTTGGCAACTACGATCTGGTTTTTGCAAAAGCAAGATGTGCTTTAGAAGCAATGGCGGTTGGTTGTGCAGTGATTCTCTGTGACTACAGGGGTGCTGGCTCAATGGTGACAGCATCGGAAATGAGCCAACTTAGACGCTTCAATTTTGGCATTCGCACACTCCAAGAACCTGTGCATCCAGATGTGCTAGTTAGAGAAATTACTCGATATGACTCTGACGATGCTGCTGAGGTTTCTCGGCGAATACGTGAAACAACTGGACTTAATGCCACAGTCAACGAGATTGTGGCTCTGTATCGAGAAGCAATCGCCAGTCATCAGGCAAAACTTATAGACTCCAAAGTAGAGGCAAAAGCTGTCTCAGGTTATTTATATAGGTGGATACCTCGATATGGAGAATACGAACAGTTGCAAGCCAGCTTTTCTCACTTGCAGACTGAATCTGAACGACAACAAGCTGAATATAGCCAATTACAAATTGAGTTTCAACAACTTCAGCTAAAGGTTAATCAATTGCAAGCAGAAAATGGACAAATAAAAGAACAGTCTGCTCAACTGCAAGCTGAACGTCAACGTTTACAGACTGAGGTTACTGCTCTTTACAACTCTACAATGCAGCTACGTCAACGTTTGCTCAAGCTGCCAATTCTAGGTAGAATAGTTCTTTTCTTGTATCGATTAGTTACAGGTCGATTAGCACTTTAA
- a CDS encoding FHA domain-containing protein: MSSASQTGEPTLELFHFQSNTSLQFPPNLSVICIGKPNDQKPPDIDISGLPDSDVASRIHAQIWVNGDEYHITDLGSSNGTYINGAKLQPQVFCPLHPGDRVSLGQGDKITFMFRVQQHYASTAKNPTPNSAPTKITAPTTSKEEEQVIFASKLIGLGLILAGITFLSTSIYVSVYLRSTPGILLCMGGVVALNWGGRDNRKLGWVLIGIGIALFITSGVVIGSVSLFSMLVSFAGISCGYQLFTTGKVFNFNPLTLQIVKK, encoded by the coding sequence ATGTCCAGTGCATCTCAGACAGGCGAACCAACTTTGGAGCTTTTTCACTTCCAAAGCAACACATCTTTGCAATTTCCACCAAATCTTTCTGTAATTTGCATTGGTAAGCCAAACGACCAAAAACCACCAGATATTGATATTTCTGGCTTACCAGATTCAGATGTGGCATCTCGCATCCACGCCCAAATTTGGGTGAATGGGGACGAATACCATATTACCGATTTGGGCAGTTCTAATGGTACATACATTAACGGTGCGAAACTTCAACCTCAAGTTTTTTGTCCACTGCATCCAGGAGACAGAGTTTCCCTTGGGCAGGGAGACAAAATAACTTTTATGTTTAGGGTGCAGCAGCACTATGCATCTACCGCAAAAAATCCTACACCAAACTCCGCGCCAACGAAAATTACAGCGCCTACCACCAGTAAAGAAGAGGAACAAGTAATCTTTGCTAGTAAGCTTATTGGTTTAGGACTAATCCTAGCTGGCATTACATTTTTAAGTACAAGTATTTATGTAAGCGTCTACTTACGCAGCACACCTGGGATTTTGCTGTGTATGGGAGGTGTAGTAGCTTTAAATTGGGGTGGGCGCGATAATCGCAAACTCGGATGGGTGTTGATTGGCATCGGAATTGCTCTATTCATCACCAGCGGTGTTGTCATCGGCTCTGTGTCTCTTTTTTCGATGCTAGTGTCATTCGCTGGCATTTCCTGTGGATATCAGTTGTTTACAACCGGCAAGGTGTTTAACTTTAATCCGCTTACACTCCAAATAGTTAAAAAGTAA
- a CDS encoding AAA family ATPase, which produces MKEELNILIQAQYPLIYLVTSEEERAEQAVSTIAQLLKPQRRVFIWTVTHGIVEYGQPRNVTQHNTVSPEAAIEWIIRQKEPSIFILKDLHPFIDAPATNRSLRDAIASFKGTQKNIILMSPMQQVPIELEKEVVVIDFTLPDMAELNKVLTQHVDQNRGRRLTTEAREKLLRAALGLTKDEAEKVYRKAQVTTGRLTEDEVDIVLSEKKQLIRRNGILEYIEEDETIDAVGGLEELKRWLKQRSNAFTERAREYGLPQPKGMLILGVPGCGKSLIAKTTSRLWGLPLLRLDMGRVYDGSMVGRSEANLRNALKTAESISPAILFIDELDKSFAGSGGSSDSDGGTSSRIFGSFLTWMQDKKSPVFVMATANRVERLPGEFLRKGRFDEIFFVDLPTPEERQQIFNIHLTKRREDISRFDLEQLAKMSDGFSGAEVEQAIVAAMYEAFAQDREFTQLDIIAALKATLPLSRTMQEQVTALRDWARQRARPAASSVAEYQRMEF; this is translated from the coding sequence ATGAAAGAAGAGCTCAATATCCTAATTCAAGCTCAATACCCTTTAATCTACCTTGTGACCTCCGAGGAAGAGCGGGCCGAGCAAGCCGTTTCCACCATCGCCCAGTTGTTAAAGCCCCAGCGCCGAGTATTTATTTGGACAGTAACACACGGGATTGTGGAATATGGTCAACCCCGGAATGTTACCCAACATAATACCGTGTCTCCAGAGGCGGCCATTGAGTGGATAATCCGGCAGAAAGAGCCAAGTATATTTATTCTTAAAGATTTACACCCCTTTATTGATGCGCCAGCAACAAATAGATCGTTACGAGATGCGATCGCTAGCTTTAAAGGTACGCAAAAGAACATCATTTTGATGTCTCCCATGCAACAAGTGCCTATAGAGTTGGAAAAAGAAGTTGTTGTTATCGACTTTACACTGCCAGATATGGCAGAGTTGAATAAAGTACTGACTCAGCACGTAGACCAAAATCGTGGTCGGCGGTTGACAACAGAAGCTAGAGAAAAGCTTCTCAGAGCGGCTTTAGGTCTAACTAAAGATGAAGCTGAGAAAGTCTACCGAAAGGCGCAGGTAACTACAGGGCGTTTGACGGAAGATGAAGTAGATATCGTTTTATCTGAGAAAAAGCAACTAATTCGGCGCAATGGCATCTTAGAATACATCGAAGAAGATGAAACCATTGATGCAGTAGGTGGCTTAGAAGAGTTAAAAAGATGGCTCAAGCAACGCTCTAACGCTTTTACAGAAAGAGCGAGAGAGTATGGTTTGCCTCAACCAAAGGGGATGTTAATTCTCGGAGTTCCCGGTTGCGGTAAGTCATTAATTGCTAAAACTACTTCCCGGCTGTGGGGTTTACCACTGTTGCGGTTAGATATGGGGCGAGTTTACGACGGCTCAATGGTGGGACGAAGTGAAGCAAACTTGCGAAACGCCCTGAAAACAGCAGAATCTATTTCCCCAGCGATTTTGTTTATCGATGAATTGGATAAATCTTTTGCTGGTAGTGGAGGTTCTTCCGATTCTGATGGGGGGACATCAAGTAGAATCTTCGGCTCCTTCCTCACATGGATGCAAGATAAGAAATCACCAGTGTTCGTGATGGCAACCGCCAACCGAGTAGAACGCTTACCTGGCGAGTTCTTGAGGAAAGGACGCTTTGATGAAATTTTCTTTGTCGATCTGCCAACACCGGAAGAACGGCAACAGATTTTTAATATTCATCTGACCAAGCGCCGTGAAGACATCTCTCGATTCGATCTTGAGCAACTAGCCAAGATGTCTGACGGCTTTTCTGGGGCAGAAGTTGAGCAAGCGATCGTTGCGGCAATGTATGAAGCTTTTGCCCAAGATCGGGAGTTCACCCAACTAGATATTATTGCTGCACTGAAGGCAACATTGCCGCTGTCTCGAACGATGCAAGAACAAGTAACGGCTCTGAGAGATTGGGCCAGACAGCGCGCCCGCCCCGCAGCATCCTCCGTAGCTGAATATCAGCGAATGGAGTTTTAA
- a CDS encoding AAA family ATPase, producing MSYIAYLRSIKNELQRTGKTQKSLRVKTIIEQFSYQRRSQSFIDNFNNALDELGLCANPCLDLYIPLDTKIAISIKGVDPINKVAESISVKLQEAISVKHDFFYYLFDFGSEQEYERFQACLDSHQPVGIFLIPQVEDFFSDIVVKIFNYELIRKYQYGGYNIMPKAANRKIPTSIVSEDKECENEQENPISDASIFQFYRSTMTSIILGNTGLELLDSEKFDQQFEQISLYANKYNSEQFFILFHCPSVLEIQAHQQEDALGYLVDRVASKIPFTFTLRCKYPNEASIEHKEEVYAHFRLLLELPYYEIEEDDASLQDYFLDLQKAQIQAESQLLLKIKPEHFYSLKWQQESKEYIYLKYFAIKTLESLGYELSNIGCEVELTSRDEETTDEDTSDDDGEYQSEIIEVYVKNQVVVEIETLKYQEFQDNNLFLDPLKRVLRKSKVWPNKLESLWLVIPGFEIARNYYQLKKAKEILEYKLSGYYGDCFQVVIMAPDYEKHQLVPVSFDSIDYPSFKYGVKKPSLVQAYPVTNRITEFKLDFSQVKGLKEEKEKLNKLLKLQSKGYKGSIGGILFYGLPGCGKTLLANAFANESGRYFFKFSPADIISVWIGQSQKNIRDIFAQAKKKAPSLLFIDELDSIGFNRNEDNAHTDQKATINQLLIELNNLQNSDVIVIAATNYLSGIDSALKRSGRLDWKIPIFPPAQVERIDLFKHYLSKIDISQLVNFEILAEKSVRFTSSDIELVCREVRNAILLEEISSALTTSDVITYINNLQDGGLSLNQEQVNEFLQECQTMSVKNPKLETLKLEWALH from the coding sequence ATGTCATATATAGCCTACTTACGTTCGATTAAAAATGAACTCCAGAGAACTGGTAAAACTCAAAAAAGTCTACGTGTCAAAACTATCATAGAACAGTTTAGCTACCAGCGTAGAAGTCAATCATTCATAGATAATTTTAATAATGCTCTTGATGAATTGGGACTTTGTGCAAATCCTTGCTTGGATTTGTATATACCGTTAGATACAAAGATAGCTATTTCTATTAAAGGTGTAGATCCAATCAATAAAGTAGCTGAATCAATTTCAGTTAAACTACAGGAGGCAATTTCAGTCAAACATGATTTTTTCTACTACTTATTTGATTTTGGTTCTGAACAAGAATATGAACGATTCCAAGCATGTTTAGATTCTCACCAGCCAGTAGGTATTTTTTTGATTCCCCAAGTAGAAGATTTCTTCTCTGATATTGTTGTCAAAATCTTTAATTATGAATTAATTAGAAAATATCAATATGGCGGTTATAACATAATGCCTAAAGCTGCCAATAGGAAAATTCCTACAAGTATTGTCTCGGAAGATAAAGAATGTGAAAATGAACAAGAAAATCCTATCTCTGATGCTAGTATTTTTCAGTTTTATCGCTCAACTATGACCAGTATTATACTTGGCAATACTGGTTTAGAGTTGCTTGATTCGGAAAAATTCGACCAGCAGTTTGAACAAATATCTCTATATGCCAATAAATATAATTCTGAACAGTTTTTTATTTTATTTCATTGTCCATCAGTATTAGAAATTCAAGCTCATCAACAAGAAGATGCTTTAGGATATTTGGTGGATAGAGTTGCTAGTAAAATTCCTTTTACTTTTACTCTCAGATGTAAATACCCAAACGAAGCCTCTATTGAACATAAAGAAGAAGTATACGCCCATTTTCGTCTATTACTAGAACTTCCATATTATGAAATTGAGGAAGATGATGCATCTTTGCAAGATTATTTTCTAGATTTACAAAAAGCTCAAATACAGGCTGAATCACAGTTATTACTGAAGATAAAACCCGAACATTTCTACAGTCTGAAGTGGCAGCAGGAAAGTAAAGAATATATCTATCTCAAATATTTTGCTATTAAAACATTAGAAAGCCTAGGATATGAATTGTCTAATATCGGCTGTGAAGTTGAGTTGACTTCCAGGGATGAGGAAACAACAGATGAAGATACATCAGATGATGATGGAGAGTACCAAAGCGAAATCATAGAAGTCTATGTAAAAAATCAGGTAGTGGTTGAGATAGAAACTCTCAAATACCAAGAATTTCAGGATAATAATCTCTTTTTAGATCCATTGAAAAGAGTTTTGAGAAAATCAAAAGTATGGCCAAATAAACTAGAAAGCCTTTGGTTAGTAATTCCCGGTTTTGAGATTGCGCGCAACTATTACCAACTCAAAAAAGCTAAGGAAATATTAGAATATAAGTTGTCTGGATATTATGGCGATTGCTTCCAGGTTGTAATCATGGCTCCTGATTATGAAAAGCACCAATTAGTACCAGTATCATTTGATTCTATAGACTATCCATCTTTTAAGTATGGGGTTAAAAAACCTAGTTTAGTACAAGCATATCCAGTCACTAACCGCATCACGGAATTTAAGCTTGATTTTAGTCAAGTAAAGGGGCTAAAGGAAGAAAAAGAAAAACTAAATAAACTTCTCAAGTTGCAATCTAAGGGATACAAGGGTTCAATTGGCGGAATTCTTTTCTATGGATTACCGGGATGCGGAAAAACTCTACTAGCAAATGCCTTTGCTAATGAGTCTGGAAGATATTTTTTTAAGTTCTCTCCTGCCGATATTATCAGTGTTTGGATAGGTCAAAGTCAAAAGAATATTCGAGATATCTTTGCTCAAGCTAAGAAAAAAGCTCCTTCACTTTTATTCATTGATGAGTTAGACAGTATTGGGTTTAATCGTAACGAAGACAACGCACATACAGACCAAAAAGCAACTATTAATCAATTACTCATAGAACTAAATAATCTTCAAAATAGTGACGTAATTGTAATTGCTGCTACTAATTATTTGAGTGGTATTGATAGTGCTTTAAAACGCTCTGGTAGGTTAGATTGGAAAATTCCTATTTTTCCACCTGCCCAAGTAGAAAGAATAGATTTATTCAAACACTACCTGTCAAAAATTGATATAAGTCAGTTAGTTAACTTTGAAATTCTGGCAGAGAAAAGTGTGAGATTTACTTCATCAGATATTGAGTTAGTTTGTCGGGAAGTTAGAAATGCCATTCTTCTAGAAGAAATAAGTTCAGCTTTAACAACTTCAGATGTGATTACTTACATAAATAATCTGCAAGATGGCGGCTTAAGTCTGAATCAAGAACAAGTCAATGAATTTTTGCAAGAGTGTCAGACAATGAGTGTCAAGAACCCTAAGTTAGAAACTCTAAAATTAGAATGGGCTTTGCATTAG